A stretch of Parvimonas micra DNA encodes these proteins:
- the glpX gene encoding class II fructose-bisphosphatase, giving the protein MDRNLTLNLVRVTEAAAIRSSYFLGKGDKNGADGAAVEAMRSMFNELPMEGTVVIGEGEMDEAPMLYIGEVVGNGQEGVAKVDIAVDPVDGTSLVANGLPNAIAVAACAPAGCLLHAPDMYMDKIAAGPLAVDCIHIDLPIEMNIRRLARALGKEVGEVTVSILNRERHQDIIDRVRKLGARIKLFEAGDIAQAIATCIDNSGCDLMVGIGGAPEGVLAAAAIKALGGVFQGRLVPADEEEFRRCEAMGLEDPLKVLEMNDLVKGDEVLFAATGVTDGELINGVRHIGNDRVKTYSVVMRAETGTIRNIEATHRISKKPEYAKIKR; this is encoded by the coding sequence ATGGATAGAAATTTAACTTTAAATTTAGTAAGAGTTACAGAAGCTGCGGCAATTCGTTCTTCATATTTTTTAGGAAAAGGCGATAAAAATGGTGCAGATGGAGCGGCTGTTGAAGCAATGAGATCAATGTTCAATGAACTTCCAATGGAAGGAACTGTTGTTATCGGTGAAGGAGAAATGGACGAAGCTCCTATGTTATATATCGGCGAAGTTGTAGGAAATGGACAAGAAGGGGTCGCAAAGGTTGATATTGCAGTTGATCCTGTTGATGGAACTTCCCTTGTAGCAAATGGATTGCCAAATGCAATTGCAGTTGCTGCTTGTGCACCTGCAGGTTGTTTATTACATGCTCCAGATATGTATATGGATAAGATTGCAGCTGGTCCTTTGGCTGTTGATTGCATACATATTGATTTACCTATCGAAATGAATATAAGAAGACTTGCGAGAGCTTTAGGAAAAGAAGTTGGAGAAGTTACAGTTAGTATTTTAAATAGAGAAAGACATCAAGATATTATAGATAGAGTTAGAAAACTTGGTGCGAGAATAAAACTTTTTGAAGCCGGAGATATTGCTCAAGCCATTGCAACTTGTATTGATAATAGTGGTTGTGATTTAATGGTTGGAATCGGTGGGGCACCTGAAGGTGTTTTAGCTGCTGCGGCAATTAAAGCATTGGGTGGAGTTTTCCAAGGAAGACTTGTTCCTGCTGATGAAGAAGAATTTAGAAGATGTGAAGCTATGGGACTTGAAGATCCGCTAAAAGTTTTAGAAATGAATGACTTAGTAAAGGGCGATGAAGTTTTATTTGCTGCAACAGGTGTAACTGACGGCGAACTTATTAACGGAGTTAGACATATAGGTAATGATAGAGTTAAGACTTACTCTGTTGTTATGAGAGCAGAAACAGGAACAATTAGAAATATTGAAGCAACTCATAGAATTTCTAAAAAACCTGAATATGCAAAGATAAAGAGATAG
- a CDS encoding ECF transporter S component has translation MNNKKFGISEITKIAILASISVLLMFIKIPLPFAPTFMEMDIAELPALIGGFAMGPLAGFLIVCIKILLNIVINGTKTFYVGELSNLIVSSAFVLTTAFIYKHNKSKKSALLGLLIGSISMSLVATLSNYFVIFPLYAKLLKIDLNSFVGMVAKINPLVKSYFTLMVFSVLPFNLVKTAVTSILTSLLYKRISPILKRKA, from the coding sequence ATGAATAACAAAAAATTCGGTATTTCAGAAATTACAAAGATTGCAATTCTTGCATCAATATCTGTACTTTTAATGTTTATTAAAATTCCACTACCTTTTGCACCTACATTTATGGAAATGGATATTGCAGAACTTCCTGCATTAATCGGAGGATTTGCAATGGGACCACTAGCAGGATTTTTAATAGTATGTATAAAAATATTACTTAATATTGTAATTAATGGAACAAAAACTTTTTATGTTGGAGAACTTTCAAATCTTATAGTTTCATCAGCATTTGTATTGACGACAGCTTTTATTTATAAGCATAACAAAAGTAAAAAGTCAGCTCTTTTAGGACTACTAATAGGTAGTATTTCAATGTCCTTAGTTGCAACTTTGAGCAATTATTTTGTTATATTCCCACTTTATGCGAAGTTGTTAAAAATTGACTTAAATTCTTTTGTAGGTATGGTAGCAAAAATAAATCCTCTTGTAAAAAGTTACTTTACATTAATGGTTTTTTCAGTTCTACCTTTTAACTTAGTTAAGACAGCAGTTACGTCAATTCTAACATCTTTATTATATAAAAGAATTTCCCCAATACTAAAAAGAAAAGCATAG
- a CDS encoding ABC transporter ATP-binding protein codes for MEDYLSKVKKYIILQVVLDFIGVICLALTPLIQKWLFDYGLQSTSSQIILAILLYALLLGIYSLMQYFCILVAFKSGISFETRLKKNFFDKIFNMNSKVFQEKPIGEYISIQSNDITALEQDYLQPIVDVIRSVNMMLIYGVIIFMNINYKIGLVVVLSSIFAIFIPKIFGKMLDNSRSKYQRHLGKYTSTISDLLEGFGLINSKTIKNIKNRHNEILHKTADKRYEFGKKKALVLGVSDLMTKMVRALTFAIIGYLFYKKEITVGVAIATLSYSSAFIDPIDSLLYDITAIRSVNSTKQNIISFLNQKSETESKKELGNFKNELIFDNVNFTVDKLQLEDINLKIEKGKKYAIIGKSGAGKSTFLNLLLGIYKPNQGKVIIDGENVKELNLSNTLLYMSQHEHIYRASVKENITVFDSYSYDYIPDNAHEIAMIKDILNRNTDDCSNFSGGEKRVLALLRILCRKGEILVLDEPFTGVDTESVSKLEDILLKTDQTVLIVTHNTSIEHLKKFDNIIKVIDRKVFIEDVK; via the coding sequence ATGGAAGATTATTTATCTAAAGTTAAAAAATATATTATTCTTCAAGTAGTATTGGATTTTATTGGAGTTATTTGTTTAGCATTAACTCCATTGATTCAAAAGTGGTTATTTGATTATGGATTACAAAGCACGTCAAGTCAAATAATTTTAGCAATTCTATTATATGCTTTATTACTTGGAATTTATTCATTAATGCAATATTTTTGTATTTTAGTAGCATTTAAATCAGGAATTTCATTTGAAACAAGACTTAAAAAGAATTTTTTTGATAAAATTTTTAATATGAATAGTAAAGTTTTTCAAGAGAAGCCGATAGGGGAATATATTTCTATTCAATCAAATGATATTACTGCATTAGAACAAGATTATTTACAACCTATTGTAGATGTAATTCGTTCTGTAAATATGATGTTGATTTATGGGGTTATTATTTTTATGAATATCAACTATAAAATTGGACTAGTTGTAGTTTTATCTTCTATTTTTGCGATTTTTATTCCAAAAATATTTGGAAAAATGTTGGATAATAGCAGAAGTAAATACCAAAGACATCTTGGAAAATATACTTCAACTATTTCCGATTTGCTTGAAGGTTTTGGTTTAATAAATTCTAAAACGATTAAAAATATAAAAAATAGACATAATGAGATTTTACACAAAACAGCAGATAAAAGGTATGAATTTGGGAAGAAAAAGGCTCTTGTACTTGGAGTAAGTGATTTAATGACCAAAATGGTTAGGGCATTAACTTTTGCAATTATAGGATATTTATTCTATAAAAAAGAGATAACAGTAGGTGTGGCAATAGCAACACTAAGCTATTCTTCTGCATTTATTGACCCTATTGATAGCTTGCTATATGACATTACAGCTATCCGTTCAGTAAATTCTACAAAACAAAATATCATTTCATTTTTAAATCAAAAATCAGAAACAGAAAGCAAAAAAGAATTGGGAAATTTTAAAAATGAGCTGATTTTTGATAATGTAAATTTCACAGTTGATAAATTACAACTAGAAGATATAAATTTAAAAATAGAAAAAGGAAAAAAATATGCAATTATTGGTAAATCAGGTGCAGGAAAGTCAACTTTTTTAAATTTATTACTTGGAATATATAAGCCAAATCAGGGGAAAGTCATTATTGACGGAGAAAATGTAAAAGAGCTTAATTTATCAAATACATTGCTTTATATGAGTCAACATGAGCATATTTATCGTGCATCTGTAAAAGAAAATATAACTGTTTTTGATTCATATTCCTATGATTACATTCCTGATAATGCCCATGAAATTGCTATGATAAAGGATATTCTTAATAGAAATACTGATGACTGTTCAAACTTTAGTGGTGGTGAAAAAAGAGTTCTTGCATTACTTCGTATATTGTGTAGAAAAGGAGAAATACTGGTTTTGGATGAACCTTTTACAGGGGTGGATACTGAAAGTGTTTCAAAATTAGAAGATATTTTATTGAAAACGGATCAAACAGTTTTGATTGTAACACATAATACATCTATTGAGCATCTTAAAAAATTTGATAATATAATTAAGGTGATAGACAGAAAAGTTTTTATTGAAGATGTAAAGTAA
- a CDS encoding flavodoxin, with amino-acid sequence MKILVVYYSYSGITRKLAEDIALITDGDLLELKPLRPYSFSYNTAVKEARIEIEKGYCPPLTEEIGNIDDVDVVFIGSPNWLKTFAPPVLTFLRNANLDGKTIIPFCTHGGGGFGRMIDDIKKECKNSTVKDGLALSGFYDFDELQKWIENNL; translated from the coding sequence ATGAAAATTTTAGTTGTGTATTATTCCTATTCAGGAATAACTAGAAAATTAGCGGAAGATATCGCTTTAATTACAGATGGAGATTTGTTGGAATTAAAACCGCTAAGACCTTATTCATTTTCATATAACACAGCTGTAAAAGAAGCTAGAATTGAAATTGAAAAGGGATACTGTCCACCTTTAACTGAAGAAATAGGAAATATTGATGATGTAGATGTAGTTTTTATTGGCTCACCTAATTGGCTTAAGACTTTTGCACCACCAGTTCTTACTTTTTTACGTAATGCAAATTTGGATGGTAAAACAATTATTCCATTCTGCACTCATGGTGGCGGAGGTTTTGGAAGAATGATTGATGATATCAAAAAAGAATGTAAAAATTCTACAGTAAAAGATGGATTAGCATTAAGTGGATTTTATGATTTCGATGAATTACAAAAATGGATAGAAAATAATTTATAA
- a CDS encoding class I SAM-dependent methyltransferase, producing the protein MNKFYKEICKYYEDIFPTNEAQLNFLNNISDGKDYLDIGCATGLVAKNLENLGKNVICIDLEQSMVEEARKKGLKVYEKNMLELDFEEKFDVCYCIGTTIAHLEDINQICSFILKTMGLLKENGKLVLSWVNFKPFILKNDLFLGALPTLGTKVKFTRNYYRENSKIRFNTVLTTKNESFENTQLLVPLLVDDLISFVNRLGLKYEIYGNFKKDKFDEENSPSVVFVISK; encoded by the coding sequence ATGAATAAATTTTATAAAGAAATATGTAAATACTACGAAGATATTTTCCCAACAAATGAAGCACAACTAAATTTTTTAAATAATATATCAGATGGAAAAGACTATTTAGATATAGGCTGTGCAACAGGACTCGTTGCAAAAAACTTGGAAAACTTAGGGAAAAATGTAATATGTATTGACTTAGAACAAAGCATGGTAGAAGAAGCAAGAAAAAAAGGACTCAAAGTATATGAAAAAAATATGTTAGAATTGGACTTTGAAGAAAAATTTGACGTCTGCTATTGCATTGGAACAACAATTGCACATTTGGAAGACATAAACCAAATCTGTAGCTTCATCCTAAAAACTATGGGTTTACTAAAAGAAAACGGAAAATTAGTCTTAAGCTGGGTAAACTTCAAACCTTTCATTCTTAAAAACGACCTATTCCTTGGAGCCTTACCGACTCTTGGAACAAAAGTAAAATTTACAAGAAACTATTACAGAGAAAACAGCAAAATCCGTTTCAACACAGTTCTTACGACTAAAAATGAGAGCTTTGAAAATACACAACTTCTAGTTCCACTACTAGTTGATGACCTAATTTCATTTGTAAACAGACTCGGACTAAAATACGAAATCTACGGAAACTTCAAAAAAGACAAATTCGACGAAGAAAACTCTCCGTCAGTAGTATTTGTAATAAGTAAATAG
- a CDS encoding ATP-binding protein, translated as MSKEFLQEILEEKIGESDVLEFKDYYFENGKLSELNQKNLNDLFKEICSFANYNGGKIILGLKEDEKHNPSKFSDVGVNKDRFETWEQSFRNKILVNTIPALYGLKLEHISIDENTNCIIIEVPRSELRPHAFNTGSNHEFYIRNGNTCAKMKYNDLKNSFNEFAFKQERIKRFIDERIVFILNGNLEESLTTNSSLVLHLIPEWSLDESNFLNLSSLQYKKSFTVFSPPDILGTTLYNSDGLIRVYGNNIRNIQSYTQLFSNSCIESVEIRLLNDYNDGTIYKWNVLEKFLVEKIHAFLIDLEKIDIFGGIYITVTLLNVRDKQVLCNEWCDKSEKISHNIVKTPILKWTTEQDFPEFLYPILTSLAYTCGLNHSSYYDKDGNPIKEKFDFLQN; from the coding sequence ATGAGCAAAGAGTTTTTACAAGAAATTTTAGAAGAAAAAATTGGAGAATCTGATGTTTTGGAATTTAAAGATTATTATTTTGAAAATGGAAAATTAAGCGAATTAAATCAGAAAAATTTAAATGATTTATTTAAAGAAATATGTTCGTTTGCGAATTATAATGGTGGGAAAATAATTCTAGGATTAAAAGAAGATGAAAAACATAATCCTTCTAAGTTTTCTGATGTGGGAGTTAATAAAGATAGATTTGAAACTTGGGAGCAATCTTTTAGAAATAAGATTTTGGTTAATACAATCCCTGCTCTTTATGGACTAAAATTAGAACATATTTCTATTGACGAAAATACAAATTGTATCATAATTGAAGTACCAAGAAGTGAATTGAGACCTCATGCATTTAATACAGGAAGCAATCACGAATTTTATATTAGAAATGGTAATACTTGTGCTAAAATGAAATATAACGATTTAAAAAATAGTTTCAATGAATTTGCTTTTAAACAAGAACGAATAAAAAGGTTTATAGATGAAAGAATAGTTTTTATTCTTAATGGAAATTTAGAGGAAAGTTTAACTACTAACAGCTCTTTAGTATTGCATCTAATACCTGAGTGGTCATTAGATGAGTCTAATTTTCTAAACTTGAGTTCTTTACAATACAAAAAAAGTTTTACGGTTTTTAGTCCTCCGGATATTTTAGGAACTACTTTATATAATTCAGATGGTTTAATAAGGGTTTATGGGAATAATATTAGAAATATTCAGTCTTATACTCAATTATTCTCTAACTCTTGTATTGAATCAGTAGAAATTAGATTATTAAATGACTATAATGATGGAACTATTTATAAGTGGAATGTATTAGAAAAATTTTTGGTAGAGAAAATACATGCATTTTTAATTGATTTAGAAAAAATCGATATTTTTGGAGGAATATATATTACTGTTACATTACTAAATGTAAGAGATAAACAGGTATTATGTAACGAGTGGTGTGATAAATCAGAAAAGATATCTCATAACATTGTAAAAACTCCAATATTGAAATGGACGACTGAACAAGACTTCCCAGAATTTCTATATCCAATTCTAACTTCTCTAGCTTATACTTGTGGATTAAATCATTCATCTTATTATGATAAAGATGGGAACCCAATTAAAGAAAAGTTTGATTTTCTTCAAAATTAA
- the uraA gene encoding uracil permease translates to MNNKEIIGVRDKVPVTMLIPLSLQHTFAMFGASVLVPILFNVNPGIVLLMNGIGTLLFIFITKGKAPAYLGSSFAFLGVGTVIINTMGYRYALGAFATTGFLGCILAYLIYKFRTDWINIVLPPAAMGAVVSLIGLELAGNTIRGGKIGANILTETSTNADVYVFLITLSVAILGSVVFRKFLGTIPILIAIICGYIAALAFGMIDFSTVTSSTLFTIPEFQFPIFDFKASLIMLPALLVITSEHISHQVVTSNIIGQNLLEDPGLHRSIFADNFSTMLSALVGGVPTTTYGENIGVMAVTKVYSVYVIAGAAVISICMAFIAPLSMLIQSIPGNVIGGITFLLYGMIGTSGIRLLVDSKVDYSNSQNLILTSVVFVTGLSGISINFFGMQLKGMVLASMVAVVLSLIFHFLNKFGLSNHK, encoded by the coding sequence ATGAATAATAAAGAAATTATCGGTGTAAGGGACAAAGTTCCTGTTACTATGCTTATACCTTTAAGTTTACAACATACTTTTGCTATGTTTGGAGCTTCAGTTTTAGTTCCAATTTTATTTAATGTGAACCCAGGAATTGTTCTTTTGATGAATGGTATAGGTACATTGTTGTTTATTTTTATTACAAAGGGAAAGGCTCCTGCGTATTTAGGTTCAAGTTTTGCCTTCTTAGGAGTAGGTACTGTTATTATAAACACTATGGGTTATAGATATGCTCTTGGGGCATTTGCAACAACGGGATTTTTAGGTTGTATCTTAGCGTATTTAATCTATAAATTCAGAACAGATTGGATAAATATTGTGCTTCCACCTGCAGCAATGGGTGCTGTTGTTTCCCTTATCGGCCTTGAACTTGCAGGAAATACAATAAGAGGTGGAAAAATCGGCGCAAATATATTGACTGAAACTTCAACTAATGCTGATGTTTATGTATTTTTAATCACTCTTTCAGTTGCGATTTTAGGTTCAGTTGTATTTAGAAAATTTTTAGGAACAATTCCAATCCTTATTGCTATCATCTGTGGATATATTGCAGCTTTAGCTTTTGGAATGATTGACTTTTCTACAGTTACATCTTCAACATTATTTACAATACCGGAATTTCAATTTCCAATTTTCGACTTCAAAGCAAGTTTGATAATGCTTCCAGCATTACTCGTTATAACTTCAGAACATATAAGTCATCAAGTTGTAACAAGTAATATAATCGGTCAAAATCTTTTAGAAGATCCGGGCTTACACAGAAGTATCTTTGCCGATAACTTCTCAACTATGTTATCCGCTCTTGTAGGCGGAGTCCCAACAACAACTTATGGAGAAAACATCGGCGTAATGGCAGTCACTAAAGTTTATTCAGTTTATGTAATTGCCGGTGCAGCGGTAATCTCAATATGTATGGCATTTATAGCACCATTAAGTATGTTAATTCAAAGCATACCAGGAAATGTAATTGGTGGAATAACATTCTTACTTTACGGAATGATTGGTACTTCTGGAATAAGACTTTTAGTTGATTCAAAAGTTGACTACTCAAATAGCCAAAATTTGATTTTGACTTCAGTTGTATTCGTAACAGGACTTAGTGGAATTTCAATTAATTTTTTTGGAATGCAGTTAAAAGGAATGGTTCTTGCAAGTATGGTTGCAGTAGTATTAAGTTTAATATTCCATTTCTTAAACAAATTCGGACTTTCAAATCATAAATAA
- the fsa gene encoding fructose-6-phosphate aldolase, with product MKFFIDTANVDEIREISKWGILDGVTTNPSLIAKEGRDFVEVITEITSIVDGPISAEVISLEAEGMVKEARELCKINKNIVIKIPMTEEGLKAVNVLSKDGIKTNVTLIFSATQALLAAKAGATYVSPFLGRLDDISSEGMILIEDIFEIFSNYAITTEIIAASVRTPMHVLQIAKSGADIATVPYKVFKQMLKHPLTDIGIEKFLKDWESVK from the coding sequence ATGAAATTTTTTATTGACACAGCTAATGTTGATGAGATAAGAGAGATAAGTAAATGGGGCATTCTTGACGGCGTTACTACGAATCCATCTTTGATAGCGAAAGAGGGAAGAGATTTTGTTGAAGTTATAACTGAAATCACTTCAATCGTTGACGGTCCTATTTCAGCGGAAGTTATCAGTCTTGAAGCGGAAGGAATGGTAAAAGAAGCTAGAGAACTTTGTAAGATAAATAAGAATATTGTAATAAAAATTCCTATGACTGAAGAGGGATTAAAGGCAGTTAATGTTTTGAGCAAAGACGGAATAAAGACAAATGTTACTTTGATTTTCTCAGCAACTCAAGCACTTCTTGCAGCAAAGGCAGGAGCGACTTATGTAAGTCCTTTTTTAGGAAGACTTGATGATATTAGCTCTGAAGGAATGATTTTAATTGAAGATATTTTTGAAATTTTCAGTAATTATGCGATTACAACTGAAATCATTGCCGCATCTGTAAGAACTCCAATGCATGTTCTTCAAATTGCAAAGAGTGGAGCGGATATTGCAACAGTACCTTATAAGGTGTTCAAACAAATGTTAAAACATCCACTAACTGATATAGGAATTGAAAAGTTTTTAAAAGATTGGGAAAGTGTTAAATAG
- the yjeM gene encoding glutamate/gamma-aminobutyrate family transporter YjeM, whose product MSKKKLSLRALVLMVFTSVFGFTNITRSYYLMGYAAIPWFIISCVAFFLPFAFMIAEYGSAFKDSEGGIYSWMEGSSGSKYAFMVTFMWYASYIVWMVNVGSGIWIVLSNAIFGVDKTQSWSLFGLDSVKTLGILAIIWIVFLTFISNKGVDKIKKFTSFGGSAVALINVFLFVGGILMLILNKGGVGDPITVDALAHSPNPAYAGGLQVLSFIVYAIFAYGGLEVVGGLVDQTENPEKNFPKGIVISAIVVSLGYSLGILIFGTFTKWSFAFTQFSTQKITLGNVSYIAMNHMGYQLGLAFGLAESAARNVGLWVARYMGISMFLALTGAFFTLIYSPLKQLIGGTPKELWPKSWTEQKNGVYTKPMIYQAICVVVIIFIVSFGGKSAQQFFQILVSMTNVSMTLPYFFIAYSFLAFRKNENIERPFVRFKTYSTVKVVVAVTCFIVGFANLFTVIEPAISSGDWLTTIMSIAGPLLFTLIALLLYRRMEKTKGIEK is encoded by the coding sequence ATGTCTAAAAAGAAATTGAGTTTAAGAGCACTCGTTTTGATGGTGTTCACTTCTGTTTTTGGGTTTACTAACATCACAAGATCATATTATCTTATGGGATACGCAGCTATTCCTTGGTTTATTATTTCTTGTGTTGCATTCTTCTTGCCATTTGCATTTATGATTGCAGAATATGGCTCAGCTTTCAAAGATTCTGAGGGGGGAATCTACTCATGGATGGAAGGAAGTTCAGGAAGTAAGTATGCATTTATGGTAACGTTTATGTGGTATGCATCTTACATTGTATGGATGGTAAATGTTGGTTCAGGTATTTGGATAGTTTTATCAAATGCAATTTTTGGGGTTGATAAAACTCAAAGTTGGTCATTATTTGGACTTGACTCTGTAAAAACATTAGGTATTCTTGCTATTATATGGATTGTATTTTTAACATTCATTTCTAACAAAGGTGTTGATAAAATTAAAAAGTTCACATCTTTTGGTGGTAGTGCCGTAGCATTGATTAATGTATTTTTATTTGTTGGCGGAATTTTAATGTTAATCCTTAATAAAGGTGGAGTTGGTGATCCAATAACTGTTGATGCTTTAGCTCATTCACCAAACCCTGCTTATGCTGGTGGTTTACAAGTATTATCATTCATAGTATATGCTATATTTGCTTATGGTGGTTTGGAAGTTGTAGGTGGACTTGTTGACCAAACTGAAAATCCTGAAAAGAACTTTCCAAAAGGTATAGTTATTTCAGCTATTGTTGTATCTTTAGGATACTCATTAGGTATTTTGATTTTTGGTACTTTTACTAAATGGTCATTTGCATTTACACAATTTTCAACACAAAAAATCACTTTAGGTAATGTATCATATATTGCTATGAATCACATGGGATATCAATTAGGACTTGCTTTTGGTCTTGCTGAATCTGCTGCAAGAAATGTAGGACTTTGGGTTGCTCGTTATATGGGTATTTCAATGTTCCTTGCTTTAACTGGAGCATTCTTTACTCTTATTTATTCACCATTAAAACAATTAATTGGTGGAACTCCTAAAGAATTATGGCCAAAATCATGGACTGAACAAAAGAATGGAGTATATACTAAACCAATGATATATCAAGCAATTTGTGTAGTTGTAATCATATTTATAGTATCATTTGGTGGAAAGAGTGCACAACAATTTTTCCAAATTTTAGTTTCCATGACTAATGTATCTATGACTTTACCTTATTTCTTCATTGCTTATTCATTCTTAGCATTTAGAAAAAATGAAAATATTGAAAGACCTTTTGTAAGATTTAAAACATATTCAACAGTTAAAGTTGTTGTAGCAGTTACTTGCTTTATAGTTGGTTTTGCAAACTTATTTACAGTTATTGAACCAGCTATTTCATCAGGAGATTGGTTAACAACAATAATGTCAATCGCTGGACCATTATTATTCACTTTGATTGCATTATTACTTTATAGAAGAATGGAAAAAACAAAAGGAATAGAAAAATAA
- the rho gene encoding transcription termination factor Rho, producing the protein MNIELLKGKYLDELKTIAKSYGIANVSKYKKNELISEILKADNGFESEESERVNINEPVENENDSKTNTKTVCGLIDITADGYGFLRSNGYDSGEEDIYVSPTQIRRFRLKKGDKILGLTRESKETEKFSPLIYINEINDIKVSELKTRKDFDDLIPIYPNEKYTLETEKNEVSTRIIDFLVPIGKGQRALIVAPPKAGKTSLLRSILKGIELNNPKSKIFVLLIGERPEEVTEMKRFTKAEVIASTFDELPQNHIRLAEFVLERAKRLVELGEDVVILVDSITRLSRAYNVNTPSSGKTLTGGLDPFALHKPKRFFGSARNVENGGSLTIIATTLVDTGSKMDDMIYEEFKGTGNMEIHLSRKLSELRIFPAIDIYKSGTRKDDLLLTEEEIQSANLIRRKLSNTNTNEIMENLVKNIKKTENNKEFFKAILKNN; encoded by the coding sequence ATGAATATAGAACTTTTAAAAGGAAAATATCTTGATGAATTAAAAACTATTGCAAAGTCTTATGGAATTGCAAATGTTTCAAAGTATAAAAAGAATGAATTGATATCTGAAATTTTAAAGGCGGATAATGGCTTTGAAAGTGAAGAGTCTGAACGAGTTAATATAAATGAGCCCGTTGAAAATGAAAATGACTCAAAGACTAATACAAAAACAGTTTGTGGGCTTATTGATATTACTGCAGATGGTTATGGTTTTTTGCGCTCAAATGGCTATGACTCAGGAGAAGAAGACATTTATGTCTCACCAACTCAGATAAGAAGATTTAGGCTTAAAAAGGGAGATAAAATTTTAGGCTTAACTAGAGAAAGTAAAGAAACTGAAAAATTTTCTCCACTTATCTATATAAATGAAATAAATGATATTAAGGTTTCAGAATTAAAAACTAGAAAAGATTTTGACGATTTAATTCCGATTTATCCGAATGAAAAATATACTTTAGAAACTGAAAAGAACGAAGTTTCAACTAGAATAATTGACTTTTTAGTACCTATTGGAAAGGGACAGAGAGCTTTAATTGTTGCTCCTCCAAAGGCGGGAAAGACAAGCCTACTTCGTTCAATTTTAAAAGGCATAGAACTCAATAATCCAAAGAGCAAGATTTTTGTTTTACTTATTGGAGAAAGACCAGAAGAAGTTACAGAAATGAAGAGATTTACAAAAGCGGAAGTAATAGCTTCAACTTTTGATGAATTACCTCAAAATCATATAAGACTTGCAGAATTTGTACTTGAAAGAGCAAAAAGACTTGTAGAGCTTGGAGAAGATGTTGTTATTTTGGTTGACAGTATAACAAGACTTTCAAGAGCCTACAATGTAAATACACCGTCCTCCGGAAAAACTCTTACGGGTGGACTTGATCCTTTTGCTTTGCATAAGCCGAAAAGATTTTTTGGATCTGCGAGAAATGTTGAAAATGGTGGAAGTTTAACTATAATAGCAACAACTCTTGTAGATACGGGAAGTAAAATGGACGATATGATTTATGAAGAATTTAAGGGAACGGGAAATATGGAAATTCATTTGAGTAGAAAACTTTCGGAACTTAGAATTTTCCCTGCCATTGATATTTATAAATCAGGAACTAGAAAAGACGATTTACTTTTGACAGAAGAAGAAATACAATCTGCAAATTTAATTCGTAGAAAACTTTCAAATACAAATACTAACGAAATTATGGAAAATTTAGTAAAAAACATAAAGAAAACTGAAAACAACAAGGAATTTTTCAAAGCTATCTTAAAAAATAATTAA